The genomic region GACCCCCAGACCTACGAAGTGTTCGCCGACGGGGAGTTACTCACCTGCGAACCGGCCGAGGTGCTGCCCATGGCCCAGCGGTACTTTTTGCTCTAAGCAACCTGCTCAGATGCAAGCTCTTCTGCTTCTCGCCCTCGCCACCTGCCCGCCCCAGGCCAGCGCCGTGGTGAAGGACGTCTACGGGTGGTACCTCAAGGACCAGAACCACTGGCCCCGCTCCCTGCCGAGCCAGCGGGAGCGGTTCGAGCCCGGGCTCTACGCGAAGCTGAGTGAAGCGAGCAAGCCCTTCCAATCTCCCCGCAACGATGGGAGCGGCGTGCTCGATTCCGATCCCTTCCAGGGCACCCAGGTGGGCGCCATGAGCTATCGCATCGCCGGCTGCCAGCTGACGGCGCCGGACCGAGCCATCGTGTCAGTCCCGGTGAGTGTGGGGCGCTCCAAGGCCTCCGCCAGCCTCCAGGCCATCCAGGTGCAGGTGAACGCCACCGGCGGCCGCTGGCGCCTCGCCGACATCAGCTTTCCGGCGCCCGAGGGATCGCCGGAGCAGACCCCCCGCCGCACGTTGAGCGATCAACTGCGGCAGATCCTGGCCATGCGCAGCCCCTCATGGGTCCCCCCCGGAACGAAAGGCCCGGTCCACACGCCATAGCTGCACCAGACCCCAGCTGCTGGCCAGCATCCCCGCCGCCCCCACCAGGCCCAGGGACCAGGGGGGAGCCGTTGCCGGGGGCGCGCAGGGCACCGCTCCAACCCGCCCAGAGCACGAACGCCGTGGCCAGGCCATAGACCCTGAAGGCGTGGAGGCTCTGGCGGCGGCCAGCGGGATCGACGGGATCCTCGCGGTCGTAGCGGTGGGGCAAAGCACCAGGAAATGGGCCGCCTGCCACAGGCAGGTGAGCAGGAACACCGGCATCGCCAGCAGGCTGCCGATGGCCAGCATCAGACCGCCGGCCCCCACGATCGGCGCGCCGCCATAGAGCCTCAGCGCCCGTTCGCGCACCAACCGATCAGGGCGCCGCGCCGCGAGGCCATCGAGAGCCGCTTCGAGCAGGGTGTCGCGGATCGCCGCCCGGGCGGCCACCACACCGGCGAACGCGTAGGACAGCCCCACCAGCACCGTTGAAGCGGCCCCAGGAAGGCTGGCCATCCCTCGGCGTCGTGGGGGCAACGATCGACAGGCCAGCTTGGGCTCAATGACGTTCTGCCGCCTGGGGCTGATAGATGGCCCCATCGAAGCGGTAGAGGGTGCGGCCGCGGGGCCCGTAGCGCGTGCGCAGATCGGCGTAGCCCAGGGTGCGGCTGCCCGGGACCTCCAGACCATCCTCGGCGCCACTCATCAATTCGCTGTAAACCCCGTCGGGCCGTCGCTCGACAATCCAGAAGGGCACCGAATGACCGCCGAAGTAAGCCGGGCAACGGCGGGTGGGGACCACAAGCCAGGCCGCCCCCGAGGGCGCCAGCCGCGGCATTGGCAGCGCCGCGAAAAACGCCTCGGCCCGCCGAAGGCCCACGGAGG from Cyanobium sp. ATX 6F1 harbors:
- a CDS encoding DUF3828 domain-containing protein, coding for MQALLLLALATCPPQASAVVKDVYGWYLKDQNHWPRSLPSQRERFEPGLYAKLSEASKPFQSPRNDGSGVLDSDPFQGTQVGAMSYRIAGCQLTAPDRAIVSVPVSVGRSKASASLQAIQVQVNATGGRWRLADISFPAPEGSPEQTPRRTLSDQLRQILAMRSPSWVPPGTKGPVHTP